CTCTGGCAAAGACACTATATGCACCAAACCGAACCACATATATGGAATTCAGTTCagtttgatttttgttttcagAAACAGAGATGTGAGGGAGATATATTTAACAGAGAGATGAAGATGACATGTCagttgttttgttttctttcacgtttttgtgggttttttttccttcattgaGGCGGAGTCTTTTAGTGGGTAGTTTGAGGCAATCCTCTTCCATTCCTTTATTTTGTGTTGTTGCTGCTCTGGCAAAGACACTATCTGATTTATTGTAGTATGGTTAGATGTCTTAGTTTCTTATGAGTTTGAGGAGAAGAAAGTGATGGATAGTTGTTTTTTTCCCTCATCATTTGCTTTTGGTTAAGTAGGGAAGATAGGTTTATGGAAGACAGATTGAATGTGATGGTGATGGAGATAAGGGAGATAGATTGAATGTAGAGAGATGAAGACGGCCGATCAAGGACGGAGATAAGGGAGAATTGAAGATGTAGATGAGGGAGAATCAAAGATGGAGGGTGAGGCTGTGAGGGAGAATCAGAGAGATTGAGAGATGCAGAAAATAGGTTGGGCGTGGGAGGTGGCAAGCAAGACAACAAGTTAacccttatatatatattgaagaaaaccctaatatatatgtgtgtgaaTAATTTAAGACTGTTTGattttgttttcgaaattgaAACCGAGTCAAATGGAATAATTCAGTTTCCTTATTCCTTCAAATCGAACCAAACCGTATTTTTCGATTTTGGTGAGAttttgatttggtttgtttTTGCAATTTTAATGACCACCCCAAATGTGAAGTTGTTGATTTGCTGGAGTGATTTGAGACAATTTTTTAGAGGCTTTTGGTGTGCAAAGGGCTTGTAACAGGTCTTAGTCCATGATTTAGGGGACATTCGGGCCCCAAGTTTTGTGTGGAGTTAGTCATTATATCTCATAGACCATAATAGCTAATCTAATTTAACGTCCCAAATAGTTTCTCAGGTGTTATTTTACCTCCATTTCAAATAAGGTGGCTTCTCTTTGGCAAGCGGCTTACCTTGCTGTCTCATAGAACCTAAAACTAGGGTTGTTAAAGCGTAAAACCAAGTgtgttgaaattgaattttagTGTATCATGTGTCGTAAGTTTTGATTTGTTAGATAACATTTAAGCATGCATATAAACATAAAAGCTCaaaatagagaaataaataGTTATGCATTAATGGAATCAAAATATATGTAAAAACACTAAGGAGTTGTTTGGGGCGTTGAGTTGATTTAGCATGTATGGAATTCATGTGTCGGGAGAGTTTATATGTTTGGAGAGTTTATATGTCTATCTTAGGGGATGCAGAGTTGTTTTGTTTGAGTTCATAAGTTTGTATTTGGGGTGCTAGGTTGAGTTCATATGTCTAGAGGCATCTAGTTTTGTTTTTGTAACTCTTCATAATCTATTTTTATGGTTACCATTTTCTTTTAGAACTTTTTTCCTCAATAATTCAACCAATTTTTGTTTGATTAATATGGGTTgcctttttttaaaaagtttttctttctttgaattttttgtttttctttttgttaatgAACAATAACAACAATTAACCAACTACATTTTTCTACATGAATATagttaaataaaatgaaaaaccaAAGAGAAACCACAACTTTTACTTCCAAATTCTTCTCCATAAATTTCCTCATCAtatccttttccttttctttttctttttcttcctgtATTTTTACTTTGTcgttagtttttggaatgcaATCTCCCATCTTAGTAGCCGATGTGATATTACTACTTTTTTTCAACAATTACAGTTTCAATTCCTCCAAATTTGGAGTATTATCAAAGAACAAATCCCAaaattttcatcatttcttgctATAAAATGTTCTACAAAACAAatccttattttttttatttgttatttgttatttttgtttgtttgttttttaactATTTGTTCCACCATTTAATTATATGATACTTTTCTAAATTCTTAACACTTTTGGTTCTTGAAGTTTAGGGTTAATGTCTATTTGGTTcctgatgtttcaaaattaacACTTTAGTCCCCAAGGTTTGAGAAATAGTTCTAGATGGTCTTGAAGCTACTTTGACTGTTTGTTGACTAACGGTAAAATGATGTGGTGGGTTAACTGATATTAAGCTAGCTgatttgacaattttttttgcTTATGTGGCCTCTctcttcaatctctctttttccATCCTCTCCTCCAACCTAGCGAGCCTCACTGTCGTTTCACTTGTCATCGTGCATCAACCAGTGAAGAACGCTGGTGACACATCTCTTCTTCAGCCTCTGTTTCTTcttcatttagatttgaaggaGAGGCTTCTTCCTTTTTCTAGACGAAGGAGAGAGATGCTTCTTCTAGATAGATCTGAACAAGTAGGCGGTTTTCTACAACTTGCtcaaaaatttgaaattgatggctaaaaaagaagaggtggagaagtagaagaagaaaaaagttatGCCTTTGATTCAGATTTGTACAAATACACACCAGAAATTTGTATTATAAAGCTTTTTCTCCTTGACTCATTTTTTTGTTGAACAACAACCAGTAATAATTACTTTTTTTCCTTAAACATATATTGACATATCTTTGTTCTCTTATGAGttgaataattatttttttaaccaTCAATTTCATGTTTGTGAACAAGTTAGAAGAAAACCTGTAATATCTTAAAGTGCCTCTATCATTTATCTGAAAAAATAAAgctaaaaaaattgaaggaaggagcttcttcttcttcttcacatctGAACGATGAGAATGGAAGAGAGAGATGGGAGGCTTGTTGGCATTCTTCGTATCTGAACCAAGGAGGGAATGGAAACTAAAATGATGGTGTTAGGTTGCTGCCAGGGGTGTaaacgggttgggttgggagacattctcaacccaacccatattttcgagTTGGTTGGGTTGGCAACCCGAATAACAGAATTAATTTTCCAACCCAATccataaaatatgggttggttTGGGTTGGATTGTTgagttttattgtttttttttcattcctaaTGTTTGTAAAGTTTAAAATTGTTGTACCTGTTCAACATTCATAAATTCAAAATATCAaacatataaatttaaataactacacgatcgtgtggatatgatctaaacgattgtttaccaaGGCAACACGATCATCtagcatggtcaacatgatcgtttagatttgaagccattttcctatgtttaaaaagaactacatgatcgtggatatgatttaaataatcgcttacctagtcaatacaatcgtttagttttgaaGCCCCTTTCCACATTGTCGGAAAATTACAGTCAAGGTGTCCAAACTTGTTTTTTTACCTCTGCTTCTGTGCACTTTGAACATTGAGCAAGTAAGCATTCTTAGAATCATTAAAATGAGCCAAGAGTCAAGACCCTCTGTATTAATATGATAAAAGCATTCATTTGGGGTTATGGCTATGAAGGAACAGAAGATCGGGGATCTATCTTAAATTTGGCTAAATTTTATGCTTCTGCCTAGCATGgactccctttttttttttgtgattatGATCTCTTTGTAATTGATTAAattgagtatttttttttaaaagtaaaattaataattattcatAATACATTTATTAGTTAGTTTGTATCCTCTGATGAGGTGAACATGTCTACCATGAATTTTGATGTATTATTTGATGGCTGGTTTCATTACACGCTTTGAGGGGCTTGCTTGGGGGAGTGTTCAAATCAGTTTTGCAAGTTCTATTTCTTCTTCGTTATATTTATCTTCAATAGTCGTTGGTCTTGCTAATGTTGTTCTATTTGTGATCTGTAGGTGATATACATGGGCAATATTCTGATCTATTAAGGCTTTTCGAATATGGTGGGTTACCTCCTCATGCTAACTATTTATTTTTGGGTGATTATGTTGATCGAGGCAAGCAAAGTCTAGAAACCATATGTCTTCTCCTGgcatataaaataaaatatcctGAGAATTTTTTCATATTGAGAGGGAACCATGAATGTGCTTCTATAAATCGAATATATGGCTTCTATGACGAGTGTAAAAGAAGATTTAATGTTAGGTTATGGAAGACGTTTACAGAGTGCTTTAACTGCCTGCCTGTGGCAGCTCTGGTTGATGAAAAAATTTTGTGCATGCATGGAGGTTTGTCTCCTGACCTGAATAATTTGGATCAAATTAGAAATATGTCAAGACCAACAGATGTACCAGACGCTGGCTTGCTCTGTGATCTTCTGTGGTCTGATCCCAGTAAAGATGTTCAAGGTTGGGGAATGAACGACAGGGGTGTTTCATTTACTTTTGGTGCTGACAAGGTGACAGAGTTTCTTCAGAAACATGATTTGGATCTCATTTGTCGTGCGCATCAGGTTCTTATTGTTTTATTTCTGAGACttcaatcttttttttatatataaaaaaatgataaacaaaggaaaaatatcaattttataCCTCTAAACTTTGAGAATTTTgtcaattaaaattaataactaataattaatttaaagcaCATATTTTTACAAGCTTATCAATTTACACTCTTTCAGATTTGTCAAACAAATATCTTGTGAAACTTATAATTTGTATTAATTGAACTCCTAAACTTTTGTTAGCAAATCAATTTAGACTCTTCTTTATGATTGCCTTCGAAAATCATCCATCCATCAATTCTCAAACATGCATGAACTTTAAATGTTGACTTCACAGAATGGTTGATTATGTGTGGATGATTCTCAAAGTAAATTCTAATTGAGAGTAACGTTTAGGAGTTTAATTGATGCAATTTTAAGTCGACATGATGTTTTTCCAAATGAAACATAATGGAAAATGTAAATTGACATTACTTGTAAAAGTtaaaggtttaaattgatacaattattagtttagaGTTTTATGGTTTGTTTGGATTGACTTAATAAGAAAAGATTTTCTaaagaattcatttttatttaaacacttTTGATAAAAACTGTTTAAAATGTATTTCAAAAGTTAATTTGAGTGGTTGTCAAAtgactttattttaaaaattaaacattgaGAATGTATTCCAAACACACCTTTAATGGATACAACCCCAATTTTAGGAACATAAATTGTATTTTCCAAAAAAGAGAAATTGAGGCTTTAAATTGCCCCGAACTATGCATAGAATGAGGGAAATCTCAGTTGGTGAAAGTACTGAGATCTCTTCTCATTTTAGTCTAGTTTACAGAAATAAAGTTTCTTGTAAATTCTCTACTGATTGTAGATTGCAATATTTACTACTAGATTCCTTCCAGAATGTTTCTTGTGCCAAGAATGATGGATGTGGGTTTCTGTCCCTTTTTGAGCTTTTAAGCTTTTAACTAGTCATTACTTTTATATATAGGTTGTGGAGGATGGATATGAGTTCTTCGCAAATCGTCAACTTGTAACTATTT
The sequence above is drawn from the Cucumis melo cultivar AY chromosome 2, USDA_Cmelo_AY_1.0, whole genome shotgun sequence genome and encodes:
- the LOC103501016 gene encoding serine/threonine-protein phosphatase PP1 isozyme 2-like isoform X2 — encoded protein: MDPSLLDDIINRLLEVRGRVGKQVQLSESEIRQLCQVSREIFLQQPNLLELEAPIKICGDIHGQYSDLLRLFEYGGLPPHANYLFLGDYVDRGKQSLETICLLLAYKIKYPENFFILRGNHECASINRIYGFYDECKRRFNVRLWKTFTECFNCLPVAALVDEKILCMHGGLSPDLNNLDQIRNMSRPTDVPDAGLLCDLLWSDPSKDVQGWGMNDRGVSFTFGADKVTEFLQKHDLDLICRAHQVVEDGYEFFANRQLVTIFSAPNYCGEFDNAGAMMSVDETLMCSFQILKPADKKPKLNFGSTTTTKPGNPPAGVKSFLGTKA
- the LOC103501016 gene encoding serine/threonine-protein phosphatase PP1-like isoform X1 gives rise to the protein MDPSLLDDIINRLLEVRGRVGKQVQLSESEIRQLCQVSREIFLQQPNLLELEAPIKICGFPLVKWSIVDEPEEVFMWTENANADTCDIHGQYSDLLRLFEYGGLPPHANYLFLGDYVDRGKQSLETICLLLAYKIKYPENFFILRGNHECASINRIYGFYDECKRRFNVRLWKTFTECFNCLPVAALVDEKILCMHGGLSPDLNNLDQIRNMSRPTDVPDAGLLCDLLWSDPSKDVQGWGMNDRGVSFTFGADKVTEFLQKHDLDLICRAHQVVEDGYEFFANRQLVTIFSAPNYCGEFDNAGAMMSVDETLMCSFQILKPADKKPKLNFGSTTTTKPGNPPAGVKSFLGTKA